CCGAACGGGCGGCGGCGCGGTGCGTCAATTGCCGGTCGATCTTGTCGGCCATCGACCGTTCCTGAAAGACGACCACGACGGAGCCGGGCTCGCTCACGACAGGCGCGACATAAAGATCCACCAGCTTGTCCTGACCAAGGCGCGGCGAACTCAGGTCAACGCGGTACTCGTTCACCGGCGCGCGGCGTTCCCGCACCTGATCGATGAGCGCCAGGAGCGGGCTGCCGAAGGGAATAAAGGTGGAGACGCGGTAGCGCGCAAGGTGCGAAGCGCTGGCGCCGAAAAAAGCTTCTGCCTCCCAATTGGCGAAGGCAATGAAACCTTCGGCATCGACCAGAATGACCGGGTTCTGAACCGCGTTCAGCACCGCCATGGCGAGTGGGTTCGTATCTGCCGGGCTGTGTTTGTCAGCGCTCATGCGGCCTTCCTTGGGGCGTCTTCGCCCGTAGTTGCGGAAAGGGCGCGGCGTAACCGGTCCGCCACCTCGCCCGTGTCACGCGATGTCATGATTTCGGCCTTCTCGGGCGTGGCGAGGTCAGGTGCAAATCGCTCGAGATACCAGCCCAGATGTTTGCGCGCATGCCGCAGGCCCGCTTCCCGTCCGTAAAAGTCCAGCATCATCTCGTAATGTTCGACGGCGATTGCAGGAATATCGGCGCGATCCGGCGGCGCATGGCCTGCAAGGACCGCCGGCAGCCACGGCTGGCCCTGCGCACCGCGGCCGACCATGACCGCATCCGCGCCGGAACGACGCAGGATTTCGCGCGCATCTTCAGGCGTTTCAACATCGCCATTGGCTACCAGCGGTACGGCAACGACCTCGCGAACGGCGCGAATGGCATCCCAGTCCGCACGCCCTTCGTAAAACTGCATGCGAGTGCGCCCGTGGATGGTAATGAGCTGAACACCAGCCGCTTCGGCGCGGCGGGCAATCTCGGGCGCATTGATGGAATTTTCGTCCCAGCCAAGACGCATTTTCAGCGTCACGGGGACGTCGACGGCATTGACTGTTGCCTCGATGAGCGTGAGGGCATGATCGGGGTCCCGCATCAGCGCCGAGCCGGAATAACCGCCCGTCACCTTCTTGGCCGGACAGCCCATGTTGATATCGATAATGCCGGCGCCGTTGTGCGCGGAAATTTTTGCCGCCTCGGCCATGTAGTGCGCCTCGCGCCCGGCAAGCTGAACCATGTGCGGAACCATGCCGGCATTTTTCAGACGCGCCCAGGATTCGCCCCGGTTGGCGACGAGCTCGCGGCTGGCAACCATTTCGGTTACGACGAGACCCGCGCCATAACGCCAGGCAAGCTGCCGGAACGGTAGATCCGTCACGCCCGACATGGGCGCCAGCACGGCACGATTACGTATCGTGACTGAGCCGATGCTGAACGGTTCTGACAACTCCGGAAGATGCAATTGATGATCTTTCATGCAGAAGGTTTATTTGCATTATTTTTAGACAGTGTTTGTGCGGTTGCCAAGCACTTTTAGGTGCTTGCCCCTTTTATTTGCGGGGCAGCTGCCTGCCTGTTTTGCTGTCGGCAGCAATTTGTGCAGGTTTAAAGCACGATCGCAGTCTATCCCGCGACATCGAGGCGCGACTGTGCGTCTTATCGGGCTGGCCATTCGGGTTTTGAAACGCTAGAGCAGGACTGTCAACCGCTAAGGGTTGCGCACAAAGCATATGACCAATGCAGGAAAGCACTATGAAACTCGGCATCGTCATCGTCGCCGCCGGACGCGGTGAAAGGGCAGGCTCTCCCGAGGAAGGTCCCAAGCAATATCGCTCGATCGGCGGTCGGGCCGTGATCGAGCACACGTTGGCGAGATTTCTCAGTTGGAACGACACCTCGCCTATCGTTGTCGTCAGCCATGCCGACGACGCAGCACTTCTTTCGCCGATCCTTCAACGACTAAGCGCGGATGAGCGTATCCTCACGGTCACGGGCGGCGCGTCGCGCCAGCAATCGGTGTTGGCCGGCCTGGAAGCGCTTGCGCCGGAAGAACCAACCCATGTGATGATCCACGACGGCGTGCGGCCCTTCGTTGACGCCGACATGCTGGACCGCATCGTTGCGTTGCACGCGGCCGGAGCGGACGCTGTGCTGCCGGCCCTTGCCGTTACCGACACGCTAAAACGGGGCGATGACGGACACGCCGTGGAGACGGTGTCCCGGCAGGGGCTTTATGCGGCGCAGACACCGCAGAGTTTCGCTTATCGCGACATCCTGGCCGCCCATCGCGCCGCTGCTGCTTCCGGCAAAACGGACTTCACCGACGATGCATCGATTGCCGAATGGGCTGGCATCCCTGTGATGTTGACCGACGGGTCGGTCGACAATGTCAAACTTACACTCAAGCGGGATATCACCATGGCCGATGAAAAGCTTTCTCTCGGATTGCCGGACGTTCGCACCGGCAATGGCTACGACGTGCACCAGCTGGAGGCCGGAGATGGCGTGACCCTATGCGGCGTCTTCATCGAACATAATCAGAGACTGAAAGGCCATTCCGATGCCGACGTGGCGCTGCATGCGTTGACGGATGCACTGCTTGCCACCTGCGGCGCCGGCGACATCGGCGATCACTTCCCGCCCTCCGATCCGCAATGGAAGGGGGCCGCCTCGCGCATTTTCCTCGAACATGCGGCCAAGGTGGTGCGGGACAATGGCGGCACGATCATGAATGCCGATGTCTCACTGATCGCTGAAGCACCGCGGATCGGGCCGCATCGGCAGGCCATGCGGGAAGCGCTTTCCGACATGCTCGGCATCGCGCTGGAGCGCTGCTCGGTAAAAGCGACAACCAATGAGACGATCGGCTTCGTTGGCCGCCGCGAGGGCATCGCAGCGATCGCCACGGCCACGGTCGTGTACAAAGGCAGACCGTTATGAGCCTCTTTCCGGCAGAGATTGAGTACATCGCGCAGCGGATCATCGCGGACTTCAGTGCCAGCGGCTTCATGGTAGCGACGGCGGAAAGCTGCACGGGCGGCTTGATCGCCGGTGCTCTGACGGACATTGCCGGTTCTTCCGCCGTCGTTGATCGTGGGTTCGTCACCTATACCAACGAGGCGAAGATGGACATGCTCGGTGTGCTTCCTGAAACACTGAGGGTTTTCGGTGCGGTGTCGCGAGAGACCGCGCTGCAGATGGTCCAGGGCGCACTGTTTCGGTCGCGGGCCGATTTTGCGGTGGCTGTCACTGGTATCGCCGGTCCAGGCGGCGGATCCCTCGATAAGCCCGTTGGTCTGGTTCACCTTGCCGCACAGTCCCGCCGCGGGACGATCCTGCACCGTGAGATGCGGTACGGCGACATCGGCCGGACGGCTGTCAGGCTTGCAACGGTCAGAACCGCGCTTGAAATGCTGACAGAGATCAATCAGGCCGGGTCAGCATAAATCTTATCGGCACGTGCTTCGAAGGCTTCGGCAAACATACGGAAGGCGCGGTCGAACATGGACCCCATGACCGCGCCGAGCAGCCGGTTCTTGAATTCGTAATCGATGAAGAAATGCACCGTCGAGCCGTTTTCCGTCGCCTCGAATCGCCAGCGATTGTCGAGGTACCGGAACGGGCCGTCGATATATTTCACGTCGATCGCGCGTTCTGCGGGGTTCAGCAGAACCTGTGTGGTAAAGGTCTCGCGAAACGCCTTGTACCCGACCGTCATATCGGCCACCAGTAGCTCCTTGCCATCCCTCTCCTTGCGGGAGCGGACGGTGAGAGCCTCGCATAGGGGCAGGAATTGCGGGTATTTCTCCACATCCGCCACGAGGTCGTACATGCGGTCTGGAGAATGTTTGACAAAACGATGCGTTTCAAACTTGGGCATGAGCGGCAGTTAATCCTCGATATGCAGAAGATCAAGGAGGCGACGCGTCTGTTTTCTGCTTTTCACCTGCCAGATCGGCACATCAGGCCCATAGAGATCGAAGTTTCTCTCAAAGATCGGTGCGTGACGCCTCTCGAAATTCCAGATGTAGCGGAGAAATGCGCCGTCGAGCCTTTCCGGGCAACCGTCGGCCATCTCGGGTCTGGCTTTGCCAAATCCCTTAATGATTCGAGTGATTGCGCCCCAGAGGCAAAGCCAGCGCGGCATACGGATCCAGATGACGATATCTGTTCGGGGCAAGCGCAGATCAAAAGACGAGGGATTGCTTCCGTCCATCAGCCATCGTTCGCGGGAAACGATGCGGGCTATGATCTGACGCTGTTCGGGCCGAGGGCGGGCTTGCCACCCGGGAAGCCAGAAAATCTCCCGGTCCATCGATATGTATTCCAAGCCAAAACGCTGTACAAGCTTGCGCGAAAGCGTTGATTTGCCGCCGCCAGGACAGCCGACGACCATGATGCGCTGCGCCTTGGCGATGATTCCGGCGGCTTCTTCGACAGCATCAAGGTAGTTCGGCATTGTGCGTGACCTCATCCGCGTGTTCAACATTTACTGCCGCGCAATCCGGTATCATGACGGCGGCGCATGGCGGTTACGGAAAATTGACTATTGCAACCCCTCGCCTGGGATTGCTATTTAATTGCGACTAATATTACACCCATTGGATGCAAACGTGCCGGGCCCTCCCAATTTCCCCGCGCCTCTTCATCTCTGGGTACAGACCCACAAACAACGCTTTGAGCCACTGAGTGAGCCGATGGACGATTTTTCCAGTATCATCAACCTTCTCGAATCCGCCAAACAACTGGCATCGATGAACGAAATGCCCATGCTTGCCTATCTGATCGACGTCGCAAAATGCGAGGCGAGAGAAAACAAGCCGGTTCTGCGCAAGCGCAAGCGTGGCGAGTCGACCGCCAAGGAAGATGTTTGATCGTTAGGGCCGTTATGGCCGACTGACAAAGGCGGCTGGCACTAACTTCAAGGCGATGTCATAATCAGATGCTGAAGGGCCGCTTTCCGAGGCGGCCATTTCTTTGCACCATGGAATATCGTGTGATGACAGGCGCATCGGCCCACATCAGAAGTTACCGGCAGGAAAGGCCCGACGAGCGACACGCCTTCGTGCAGATCGTTCTTCCGGTTCGCGGCCGTCTGTGGATCGATGTCGCTGGCCGGCAGGAGGAACTGTCTTGCGCACGCGGGGTCTTCATTCACTCCGGAACGTCCCATGCGCAACGTGAGACGGCGGGCAACCGTTCGCTGGTGGTCGAGCTCGATGAACATAGGATTTCCGAACGGGCCCTCGAAAAGCTATCCCACAATCCATTCCTCCATGTTGCCTCGGATACACGGCACTTGATCGACTTTATGCGCGGGGTCATCGGCTTAGACGGATGTCGCGACGACGTCGTGGGGCTTTGGGCGCCCCTGCTCATCGACAGTCTTGCCGGAGAAAAACCCGGGATACGCGCGCGCTTGAACAGCTTGGCTGCGCTGGTGGAAGCAGAACCTTTCTCTCCATGGACGATCGATCGATTGGCGACCTGCGTATCGATCAGCGAAAGTCGCCTTCATGCCTTGTTTATAGAGGAGTTTGGGCTGTCGCCTCACCGCTGGCTGGCCGGGCTTCGCATGCGCAAAGTTTGCGCCCTGTTGCAAAACCCGAGCCTTCCAATCGCTGAAATTGCGCTCCGCGCCGGGTTTTCAGACCAGACGGCTTTGACCCGCGCGATGCGCCATATCGTTGGCGAAACACCGGCTGCCTATCGTCGCAGCCGCGGTATCCAGTGAACCGGCGGCCGTAGGCATCAGGAGTTTTTGTCAAGACAGCCTGTGACGGCTGTGGCACACCGCAGGCTGATGGCAATGCGGATGTGGCAGGACATGAACAGGACAGGTCTCGGTGTTTTTTACGGCATGCTGGCAGGGGCTATGTGGGGCGGCATCTTTCTCGCCCCCAAACTCGTGCCCGATTTTTCAGCCCTGCAACTGTCAACGGCGCGATACCTGACCTACGGGCTGATTTCGCTTGCCATTATCGGGCCGCGCATGAAGCAGGTTTCAGCCAGCTTCGGCAAACAGGAGTGGATAGCGCTCGCCTGGCTGAGCATGATCGGCAATATCGTCTACTACGTCTTCATCTCGACTGCCGTTAAACTGAGCGGCGTTGCCTTTACCTCCATCATCATCGGCTTCCTGCCTGTTGCCGTGACCATCATCGGCAGTCGCGACCATGGCGCCGTTTCGCTACGCCGGCTCTGGCCGTCGCTTCTATTTGGCGCGATCGGCATTGTCGGCATTTCGTGGCAATCGCTCATGCAGAGCGACGGTGGTTTGGACGTCTCCCGTGTCGTCGGCCTCATCTGCGCGCTCGGCGCGCTGGCCTCCTGGACAGCCTTTGCCGTCGGCAACGCGCGTTGGCTTTCGAGACTGAAGGACGTCAGCGCCGACGACTGGAACATGATGACCGGTGTTGTGACTGGCGCACTGGCGCTGGCCCTTGCCATTCCTGCCTTTGCATTCGAGTCAGGAACCCACGACGCAGCAGAATGGCTTCATTTCGCAGCCATCGCCGCCGGGCTGGGTTTCACGGCTTCCATCCTCGGTAACGCCTTTTGGAACCGCATGAGCCGCATGCTCCCGCTGACCATGGTCGGGCAGATGATCCTGTTCGAAACCCTGTTTGCGCTGCTCTATGGGTTTCTGTGGGAAGGGCGCGGGCCGACATCGATCGAGGCCATCGCAATCTGCGCCGTCGTGCTGAGCGTTGCCCTGTGCATGCGCGCGCATCGGCCGGAAAAGCTCATGGCGTGAGTGATCAGGATAGCTTCAATTTCCGCCTTAACGGCCTTCAGCCATTATCCAGCAAGCCCAAGTCTATGGGCTCAAAAGCCTTGCCGCCGCTCCGACGCGCGTCGGCGAAATTCCGTCTTAAGGCCGGAATGATAGAGTGACAGACGCACCATGGACGCGAAACTGCCCTGCCTGAGCTTGCTTACTCCGCAGCCACCAGCAGCTTCTTTTCGCGGGCCGCGCGCAGGCGCTCGAAATCGTCACCGGCGTGGTGGGAGGAACGGGTCAGCGGGCTGGAGGAGACCATGAGGAAGCCCTTGGTATAGGCCACCGTCTCGTAGGACTTGAATTCCTCAGGCGTGACGTAAGCCTCGACCTTGTGGTGTTTGCGGGTCGGCTGCAGATATTGGCCGATGGTCAGGAAGTCCACGTCCGCGCTGCGCAGATCATCCATCAGCTGCAGCACTTCATTGCGCTCTTCACCGAGGCCAACCATGATACCAGACTTGGTGAACATGGTGGGATCGAGTTCCTTTACCCGTTGCAACAGGCGCACGGAGTGGAAGTACCGCGCGCCCGGACGAACCGTGAGGTAATTGCCCGGAACGGTTTCCATGTTGTGGTTGAAGACATCAGGCTTGGCGGCGACGACACGCTCCAGAGCGCCAGGCTTCTTCAGGAAGTCTGGCGTCAGGATTTCGATGGTCGTCGTCGGAGACGCGGCGCGGATCGCCCAGATCACCTTTTCGAAATGTTCAGCGCCGCCATCCGCAAGATCATCACGGTCGACAGAGGTGATGACGACGTGGGAAAGGCCCATCTGCTTGACGGCCTTGGCGACGTTCTCAGGCTCGTTCATATCGAGGGGATTGGGCTTGCCGGTCGCGACATTGCAGAAGGCGCAGGCACGGGTGCAGATTTCACCCATGATCATGAAGGTCGCGTGTTTCTTGTCCCAGCATTCGCCGATATTTGGACAGCCGGCTTCCTCGCACACGGTCACCAGCTTGTGGCTGCGCACCAGCTCGCGCGTCTCGTGATAGCCTTTGGAGGTCGGCGCCTTGACGCGGATCCATTCGGGCTTGCGCATCACCTCGGTATCGGGCTTGTGCGCCTTTTCCGGGTGGCGGATACGCTTTTCGTCGGATGACGTCCTGTCGAGAATAGTGACCATAAAAACCTGCTTCCATCGCCCTTGGCGATCCAGACATCTTTGGTGCGATGCTTTAGAACAATTCCAGAAAAAGCGTAAGCCCCTTCCGGTCACGAAGCCTTGTCAGCGCCGCACGAGCTTTGCCATGAACAGCAACAGGCTTGCGCCGAGAAACGAGGTGACGAAATAACCGAGCCTGCTATCCTGTACGAAGACATCGAAGGTTCGCAGCACTGCAACAGCCACCACCGAACCGACAATGCCAAGCACGATGTTCATAAAAATGCCGAAGCGCATATCCATGAGCTTGCCCGCAAGCCAGCCGGCGAGACCGCCGATGATGATTGCTGCAATCCAGCCTACACTTTCCATTCCCACGCTCCCTGAAACAACAGCCCCGCCTTAAGGCTTCATCGAGACATATGGGACACCCGGCATGGTTAGACAATGCCGGGCATCACGCGGCACTTATGCGTTCAGCACACGGCCATAGGCGTCGAGCACGCTTTCCTTCATCGACTCGGAAATGGTCGGATGCGGGAAGATCGTGTGCATCAGGTCTTCTTCGGTCGTCTCCAGATTCATGGCGACCACGAAGCCCTGGATGAGTTCGGTGACTTCCGCGCCCACCATATGTGCGCCGAGCAGCTCGCCGGTCTTCTTGTCGAAGATGGTCTTGACCATACCCTGGTCTTCGCCGAGCGCAACCGCCTTGCCGTTTGCCGCAAAGGAGAAGCGGCCAACGCGGATGTCGCGGCCCTGTTCCTTGGCCTTGGCTTCGGTGAGACCGACAGAAGCGACCTGAGGATTGCAATAGGTGCAGCCCGGAATCTTGAGCTTGTCCATGGGATGCACATTCGGCAGACCGGCGATCTTTTCGACGCAGATGACAGCCTCGTGCTCAGCCTTGTGGGCGAGCAGTGGCGGACCCGCGACGTCACCGATGGCGTAGATACCGGGCACGTTGGTCTTGCCGTAACCGTCGATGACGATGAAGCCGCGATCGGTCTTCACGCCAGCAGTCTCAAGGCCGATGCCCTCGATGTTGGCAACGACGCCGACGGCGGAGATCATCCGATCGGCCGTAATCTTTTCAGAAGAACCGTCCTTCTTCTCCAGCGTCGCGGTGATGGAGTTCGCGCCCTTCTCCACCTTGGAAACCTTGGTTTCCAGATGGATCTTCATGCCCTGCTTCTCGAGCTGCTTTTTGGCGAAGGCAGAGATTTCGGCGTCTTCGACCGGCATGACCTGACTCATGATTTCAACCACGGTCACGTCGACGCCCATGGTGCGGTAGAAGCTGGCGAATTCGATGCCGATGGCGCCAGAGCCCATGACGAGCAGCGACTTGGGCATTTCTTCCGGCTTCATCGCCTCGAAATAGGTCCAGATCAGCTTGCCATCCGGCTCGATGCCGGGCAGCGCGCGCGGGCGGGCGCCCGTTGCGACGATAATGTGCTTGGCAGTGTAAGTGCCCTCGCCCAGCGTGTTTTTCGGCACGGGCCCCTGCGGCTGAACCACCGGCTTGGTGGATTTGCCGACGACGATCTCGCCCGGCTTGGTGATCTTGGCTTCACCCCAGATGATATCGACCTTGTTCTTCTTGAACAGGAAACCGACGCCATTGTTCATGCGGGCTGCAATGCCGCGCGAGCGCGCCACGATTGCCTTGACGTCCGGCTTGATCGAGCCTTCCAGCGTCAGGCCATAATCCTTGGCGTGGGTGGCGGTGTGCATGACATCGGCGGTGCGCAGCAAGGCCTTGGTGGGAATGCAGCCCCAGTTGGAGCAGATGCCGGCCAGATGCTCACGCTCCACGACGGCAACCTTCATGCCGAGCTGGGCTGCGCGGATCGCGGCAATGTAGCCGCCCGGTCCCGAACCGATGATGATGACGTCATATGATTGAGCCATTGGAAATCCTGCCTTGTCCTATCGGGTCGCGAGCAGCGCCACGACCGGGAATTGTTCTTAAAGTCCGAGCATCATGCGGACGACGGGCTCCAGCCCTCGTCCAATGGCCCGCGTATTTTCAGCATCGAGATGAACGCCATCCACCGGCGTCGTGCGCGCCACGGAACCCGCATCGAAAAAGCCGCAATCGAGCTCGTCGGCCAGATCCCGGTAAACGGAGGCCAGCATCGCCGATTCATCGATCGCATCGCGAAAGATCGCGCCCATAAACGGGTTGGCCGTCTCGCACAGCGGCGGCGGCGCGACGATCAGCACGTCGGGCGCCTCCCAGTCCGGGACCTGCCAGATATGGTTGCGCGTGAGTTTCACCAGCCGTTCGACACCCTTCATGGCGACAATTGCCGATCCATGGATCGATGGTTTCAGGTCGTTGGTGCCGAGCATGATAATCACCAGATCAAGCGGCGCATGGCTGTGCAGCAACGTAGGAAGAATCCGCGCGCCGTTGCGGTCGCAATCGGCGGTGTTATCGTCATAAGCGGTAGTGCGACCGCCCAGCCCTTCGTGGATCACATGCACATCAGGACCGAGCGCCTTCTGCAAGACGCTCGGCCAAAGATCGTCATGGCTGTGCCGGCCACCCGTTTCCGCATTTGATCCCCAGGTAAGAGAATCGCCAAAGCAGAGGACCGACTTCACCATCTCACTCTCCGATCAAACCAGCATGCCCATCGGGTTTTCGATGTAGCGCTTGAAAGCGCCGATCAGTTCGGCTCCGAGCGCGCCATCGACACAGCGGTGGTCGGTGGAGAGCGTGACCGTCATGACATTGGCGATCTTGATCTCGCCATTCTTGACGACAGCGCGTTCTTCACCCGCGCCGACGGCCAGGATGGTGGCATGTGGCGGGTTGATGACAGCCGAGAAGCTTTTTACGCCCATCATGCCCATGTTGGACACGGCGGTCGTGCCGCCCTGATATTCCTCAGGCTTCAGCTTGCGTTCTTTCGCGCGCTTGCCGTAGTCCTTCATCTCGTTGGAGATGGTGGAGAGCGACTTCTGCTCAGCCTTGCGGATGATCGGCGTGATCAGGCCACCGGGAATGGACACGGCAACGCCGACATCCGAATGCTTGTGCTTGACCATGGCGCTTTCCGTCCAGGAGACGTTGGCGTCAGGCACGTCACGAAGCGCCAGCGCCAGCGCCTTGATGACCATGTCGTTGACCGACAGCTTGTAGGCCGGCTTGCCGTCCTTTTCGGGGGCAGCGGCGTTGAGCTGGGCGCGCAGCGCCAGAAGCGTATCCAGCTCGCAATCCACGGAAACGTAGAAATGCGGAACCGTCTGCTTGGATTCGACCAGACGCTTGGCGATGACCTTGCGCATGCCGTCATGCGGCACGAGCTCGTAGGAGCCTTCTTCGAACAGCTTGAGAACGGCTTCGTCCGACTGGCCCTTGGCAAGCGCCGGAGCCGGTGTGCCTGCGGATGCAGCAGCGGCGCTTGGCGCAGCCTTCGCACCGCCGGAGGCGGCAGCCTTTTCGACGTCGGTCTTGACAATACGGCCATGCGGGCCGGAACCGGAAACGCTCGAGAGGTCGAGACCGGCTTCCTTGGCAAGACGGCGCGCAAGCGGCGACGCGAAGATGCGCTCGCCAGACTTGGAAACCGGCGCTGGCGTAGACGAAGCAGCAGGCTGGTCGGCAACCGGCTTTTCAGCCTTTGCCGGGGCAGCCTCTTCCTTCGGCGCTTCCGCCTTGACGGCGTCCTGCTTGGGCGTTTCCGCCTTTGCCTCAGCCTTGGCAGGAGCCGCATCGCCGCCCTTTGCCGCCTCGGCCACATCCTCGCCATCGGCGGCGAGGATTGCGATGAGGGCGTTGACCTTCACGGCTTCTGTGCCGGCCGGAACGACCAGCTTGGCAACAGTGCCTTCGTCCACGGCTTCCACTTCCATGGTCGCCTTGTCGGTCTCGATCTCGGCGATCACGTCACCGGGAGCGACCTTGTCGCCTTCCTTGACCAGCCACTTGGCCAGATTGCCCTCTTCCATCGTCGGAGAAAGGGCAGGCATGGTGATATTGATAGGCATCGAAACGCCTCCCCTTACTTGTAGCAGACGGTTTTTACGGCCTGGACGACTTCATCGACATTCGGAAGCGCCAGCTTCTCCAGATTGGCCGCGTAAGGCATCGGAACGTCCTTGCCGGCAATCGTCAGGATCGGCGCGTCGAGATAATCGAAAGCAGCGCGCTGGACCTGGTTGGAGATGAAGTCACCGACCGATGACTGCGGGAAACCTTCTTCGACAGTAACGAGACGGCCGGTCTTCTTCACCGATTCGATAACGGTCGGCAGGTCCATCGGACGGATGGTGCGCAGGTCGATCAATTCGACGTCGATGCCGAGTTTTTCGAGTTCCGCAACAGCCTTGACCGCATAGGTCATGCCGATACCGAAGGAAACGATGGTTGCATCCTTGCCCTTGCGATGAATGCGCGCCTTGCCGATCGGCAGCACGAAATCATCCAGCTTCGGCACTTCGAAGCTCTGGCCGTAGAGAATTTCGTTCTCGAGGAAGATGACGGGGTTAGGATCGCGGATGGCGGCCTTCAAAAGACCCTTCGCATCGGCAGCCGTATAGGGCATGACGACCTTGAGGCCCGGAATATGGCTGTACCATGCGGCGTAACATTGGGAGTGCTGGGCCGCAACGCGGGCAGCAGCACCCGAAGGACCACGGAACACCATCGGCGCGCCCATCTGGCCGCCCGACATGTAAAGGGTCTTGGCCGCCGAGTTGACGATCTGGTCGATCGCCTGCATGGCGAAGTTGAAGGTCATGAATTCGACGATCGGCTTCAGGCCGGTCATGGCTGCACCGACGCCGATGCCGGCAAAGCCGTGTTCGGTGATCGGGGTGTCGATGACGCGGCGCTCGCCGAATTCCTGCAGCAGGCCCTGGGTAATCTTGTAAGCGCCCTGATATTCGGCGACCTCTTCACCCATGATGAAGACTTTTTCATCGGCGCGCATTTCTTCAGCCATGGCGTCACGCAGCGCTTCACGCACCGTCGTCATAACCATTTCGGTGCCCTCCGGAATGTCCGGGTCGGCGGCGACGTCGATCTTGGGTGCTGCCGGAACCTTCGCGGCTTCCTTGGAAGCGCTCGGCTCTTCGGTGGCTTCGCGGGTTTTGCCGCCGGCGGCATCAGAACCCGAGTTGGCTGCTTCGGCCTTCGGCTCTTCCTTCTTGGCAGCGGACGAGATGTCGTCGGCGCTTTCGCCTTCCTGGATGAGCACGGCGATCGGGGTGTTGACCTTGACGCCTTCGGTGCCGGCATCGATCAGCAGTTTGCCGATGACGCCTTCATCCACGGCTTCCACTTCCATGGTCGCCTTGTCGGTTTCGATCTCCGCGATAACGTCGCCGGAGGTGACCTTGTCGCCTTCCTTTTTAAGCCATTTGGAAAGCGTACCTTCCTCCATGGTCGGGGAAAGGGCGGGCATAAGAATTTCTACAGGCATGGGTTTCCCTTTCCCGATCAGAGCAGAATGTCGGTGTAGAGCTCGGATGCATCCGGCTCGGGGTCGTTCTGGGCGAAGTCGGCGCTGTCGGCAACGATATCACGGACATCCTTGTCGATGGCCTTCAATTCGTCTTCGCTGGCCCAGCCCTGCTCCAGAAGGCGTGCCTTCACCTGCTCGATCGGATCATGTTCCGAACGCATCTTCTGCACTTCATCCTTGGAACGGTACTTCGCCGGGTCGGACATGGAGTGACCGCGGTAACGGTAGGTCAGCATTTCAAGAATGATCGGGCCCTTGCCGGAACGGCAATGTTCCAGCGCCTGATCGGCTGCGGCCTTGACGGCGCGGACATCCATGCCATCCACCTGGATACCGGGAATGCCGAAGGACTGGCCGCGCAGCGAATAGTTCGATTGTGCGGTTGCGCGGGCGGTCGAGGTGCCCATGGCGTAACGGTTGTTTTCGACGATATAGATGATCGGCAACTTCCAGAGAGCTGCCATGTTGAAGCTCTCGTAGACCTGACCCTGGTT
This genomic interval from Agrobacterium tumefaciens contains the following:
- a CDS encoding pyruvate dehydrogenase complex E1 component subunit beta, coding for MPVEILMPALSPTMEEGTLSKWLKKEGDKVTSGDVIAEIETDKATMEVEAVDEGVIGKLLIDAGTEGVKVNTPIAVLIQEGESADDISSAAKKEEPKAEAANSGSDAAGGKTREATEEPSASKEAAKVPAAPKIDVAADPDIPEGTEMVMTTVREALRDAMAEEMRADEKVFIMGEEVAEYQGAYKITQGLLQEFGERRVIDTPITEHGFAGIGVGAAMTGLKPIVEFMTFNFAMQAIDQIVNSAAKTLYMSGGQMGAPMVFRGPSGAAARVAAQHSQCYAAWYSHIPGLKVVMPYTAADAKGLLKAAIRDPNPVIFLENEILYGQSFEVPKLDDFVLPIGKARIHRKGKDATIVSFGIGMTYAVKAVAELEKLGIDVELIDLRTIRPMDLPTVIESVKKTGRLVTVEEGFPQSSVGDFISNQVQRAAFDYLDAPILTIAGKDVPMPYAANLEKLALPNVDEVVQAVKTVCYK